TTTCGAATGTAAACCCCATTCATCCACTTGAGTTTTTCCATGTCAAAAACGGCTGGGCTTTTTTGACATCTCTCCAGTTCAAATTTTTCAATCAACTCTTGGAAGCGATTCGCTGAGTTGAACAATTGCTGAGAATCAGACGTTGACCAGCCCAAAAGCGCCAGATAGTTCACCATCACCTCAGGAAGATATCCCGCTTTCTGAAACTCCTCAATAGAAGTGGCGCCATGCCTTTTCGAAAGCCGAGACCCATCGGGGCCATGAATCATCGAGATATGGGCGAAGATGGGAATCTTGCTCCATCCAAACGCCTCGAAGAGTTGAATCTGACGCGGGGTGTTGGACAAATGATCATCGCCTCGAATGACATGTGTGATCTCCATGAGATGGTCGTCCACCGCGCCGGCGAACATAAAAGTGGGAACCCCTGAAGATTTCAGCAAAACAAAGTCATCCAATAATTCACTTTCGAATTTGAGCGGACCTTTCACCACATCATTAAATTCCACATTTCCATCATGCGGCCGAGCAAACCGATACACATGGGGTTCTCCACCCGAAATCCTCTCTCCGGCTTTTTGAATAGAAATGCTCCGACAACGTTCGTCGTACTTGGGAGGTCGCTTGGCCAGCATGGCCCGGGTGCGCATATCTTCGAGGTCCTCTTTTGTGCAGAAACACGGATAGGCTTTCCCCTTGCTGACCAACTCATCTAGACATCGTCGGTAGGTGGACAGGCGGTCCATCTGAAAATAAGGCCCATGTTTTCCGACCGAACTTTTGGCGTCCACAACGCCGGGGCCTTCATCCCAATCCAAACCCAACCAATGAAGCCCCTCAATAATGGCCCGCATGGATTCTTCGGTTGAACGGGCTTCATCGGTGTCTTCGATGCGCAATATAAAAGTTCCTTTGTGATGGCGGGCGTAGAGCCAATTGTAGAGGGCTGTTCGAGCGCCGCCCACGTGCAAAAAACCCGTGGGTGAAGGAGCAAACCGAACTCGGATGTTCATGGTTTCACACTCTCCAATGGAACAAGAATAACCGTCTTCATAATTTCATTAAAACAAATACTGAACCGATGGAAAAAACTTTCACGCCCGAGAATGTTAAAACTGGTGGCTTCCGTATCAGAGAATCCAATGTTGGCCGCGAACTTGGTTTCCTCAATCTCCACGCCAATTTTCACCACCCCAATACCCACCTGGCCGTCCGCCGTGTTTAATGAAAATTTTTCTCGACCCGCTTTGGGCAGGTGCAAGGCTGCAGCAATTTCCGGACGAAACACCGATATAGACGCTCCAGAATCAATGAGCGCAAAGGTGTTCACCACATGAGAAGCATGTTTAAGCGTAACGGGAATAAGTGGATAATATTTCCCATGAAATTTCACATAAGGAAATTGATAACGAATTTCTGAAAGAGAACGGCTATTTTTTCGTGGCAACGGGGAGAGGTGAAACGAGTTCTTCTTTGGAAGGAACGTGTAAGAGGAAGGGAATAGATTTGGATTTTTTGTTTTTGGCCATTTTCAAAGCATCAGCAAGATTCACACAATCGCTCATCAGCCCTTCTCTGGCGGAAAATACCACCCAATGACCAGAATATTTCTCAAGGTTTTTCGCATTTTCGCAGAGCCATTTGGTTTCTTTATCGAGGATCATAGGGATCAGGCTATCAACTTATTGAGGGGATATTCAATGATTCCTTCGGCTCCGGCCCGTTTGAGTTCCGGAAGAATTCGTTTGACCACCGACTCTTCCACCACCACTTCAATGGCGATCCATCCAGGAAGGGTTAACTTACTGACAGTGGGACGTTTGAGCGAGGGAAGAATGCCCATAATTTTCTCCAAATTTTTCTCTTCCAGGTTCATCTTGAGACCCACCATGCCTTCAGCGGCCAAGGCGCCTTTTAACAGAATGGCGATATTTTCGATTTTTTCCCGTTTCCATGGATCCTTCCATGCTTCCGCATTGGCAATGAACCGGGTGGTAGAGGCCAACAGGTCTTCAACAATGCGAAGTTTGTTGGCTTTAAGCGATCGCCCCGTTTCAGTGAGTTCAACAATCGCATCCACCAACATACCGGCCTTGGCTTCAGTGGCGCCCCATGAAAACTCCACCGTGGCTTTTATTTTTCGTTCAGACAAATATTTTTTGGTGAAATTAACGAGTTCTGTCGCGATGGTT
Above is a window of Elusimicrobiota bacterium DNA encoding:
- the gltX1 gene encoding Glutamate--tRNA ligase 1: MNIRVRFAPSPTGFLHVGGARTALYNWLYARHHKGTFILRIEDTDEARSTEESMRAIIEGLHWLGLDWDEGPGVVDAKSSVGKHGPYFQMDRLSTYRRCLDELVSKGKAYPCFCTKEDLEDMRTRAMLAKRPPKYDERCRSISIQKAGERISGGEPHVYRFARPHDGNVEFNDVVKGPLKFESELLDDFVLLKSSGVPTFMFAGAVDDHLMEITHVIRGDDHLSNTPRQIQLFEAFGWSKIPIFAHISMIHGPDGSRLSKRHGATSIEEFQKAGYLPEVMVNYLALLGWSTSDSQQLFNSANRFQELIEKFELERCQKSPAVFDMEKLKWMNGVYIRNLTRDQLLERTWPFLVAAGLVPEGAPEELKTYVHQALMLEQEKLVLLSDAPGLIDFFLTKDVIFDPESVDKVLKKEGAKEVLAGISTRFESLPTLTAENTEKTCRDYAAGNNLKNGQVFHPVRVAVSGRTKGPSLFHMLEVMGKDRVLARIRTTIEKF
- the hisG gene encoding ATP phosphoribosyltransferase, yielding MPKGSLQEATTELFKKAGIRISSGDRSYFPYCDDEEIEVMLVRSQEMGKYVQDGLFDAGLTGQDWILETDSKVKEVCELIYGKSGFRPVRWVLAVPNDSKIQSVKDLQGKTIATELVNFTKKYLSERKIKATVEFSWGATEAKAGMLVDAIVELTETGRSLKANKLRIVEDLLASTTRFIANAEAWKDPWKREKIENIAILLKGALAAEGMVGLKMNLEEKNLEKIMGILPSLKRPTVSKLTLPGWIAIEVVVEESVVKRILPELKRAGAEGIIEYPLNKLIA